Within Cyprinus carpio isolate SPL01 chromosome A11, ASM1834038v1, whole genome shotgun sequence, the genomic segment aatgaaatgatgccttttaaataatttaaaatgtaataccagttaattaaatttgtgatgaaacagaagttgcaaccattttttttttattggcagaCAAAAAAATCTCAATCCATTGCACAACACAGGGAGCATTGATGTTGACTGTTCATTAGTTGCAACGATTTGTAACAGAACATGCACAATTcatattataacattaaaataatatcaaaatatgccTGCCTGTTGTTGATAAATACCAGTGGTGACGGTTTACATATTGATTTATCAATTGTCCCAATGTTTACTAAACCATGGTCTCTTTAGCAGTGCAGGGacttcaatgatgaactgctttaactgtcattttacattattgacacactgttttcctaattaatgcagtccaattacaaaaacacaaacagaataggatacaaaaaacaaaacaatataggCCTACTCTatcaaaactgtaaataaaatagactactacataaaaaaacaatataggcCTACCCTATCATATCGTATATGGGATTTTTGtggaattaaaaaacaaaaaaacaaacagaaaaaacaacaacattattgtacatttgtactACTGTACATGAAAACCTAAATTCGTAAAACGTTAATCATGTTTCGTAAAACGTAACAGTGCTTATCGTTTGCATTTGTATGTCttgatatattttctattttccaTTAGCTTTTTATCAAATTCTGGCGCCACCTCATGGAAGCATTGCTGAATGATTTTAGTATTTTGGGATCTACTGTTGCTTCCAGTAAAACTGCTCATATGTTTAGAAGTGTTAACAAAATGTGACTAAGCTCAGTGTTGCTTTCTGGAAACAGCAagtgctaaaagaaaaaaaaattggctttattaaagattaaaggacatcagtaaaatctTTTGTAGCCACTAATCTCAAATCTATGAAGTTTTGCAGGGAGTTTTGGTTCCCAGCAACACCTTGTCACTAAATTGAgtctaaatgtataaaacaattaatattattactataaatattcAGTCCATTTGTACCCATCACAATAGCTCAGCATAACCCTATATGTGCCAAATCATATGCCCATATTAACAATAATacataatctaaatataaatcttaagccccgttcacaccaagaacgataactataaagttattagcgtccacaccacacgtgcgtctgccgctttaaattctcgagctcgttatagcaggatggattctgattggctgtgtttgtatcgttcatcagctggaaaataaTCGTTCTGGAAATGATTCCAACGAtgtcgtttctctgtgcctttttCGTCATAGCTgtagtgtggactctgctattctttaatactgagaacgatttttagaactatatctttatagttattgtgcttggtgtgaacgggcctttaatcTTTACCTTCTTGGTCCTTTACCCAGTTTCTGTCAAGTTTTTCTCATTGTCCTGGCCACACCCCTACACAGTTAATCGTCGCTTTTCTTTTTATATGGGTGCACTCTTGCCTGTGGTGACCAggcaaagagtatagaagccagGTCTTTTCCCGTCTCGTGTCCTGCTGATTCTGTCCacttcaaacagaaaacagatggACCGGCTGCTTTCCCTTCACTATGAAAACACATCTGCTGTACATTTAcacgagcaaaaaaaaaaaaaaaaaaaaaaaccattcccCTCATTAAGCTGGACGCAACACATTAATTCTCTTGGTTTAGAGAATTGGCAGTTTTAATCAAggtaataaaaactttttttttttaagtttctcttTTAAATAGTACTAATTATTTAAAACTCATCCCTTGCAGGCTGACATATGGTATTCACCAGGAGTGACATTGGAGCATTTGTTGGGTCCATACATTAATACCACATCATTTCTAGAGACTTCTTTacatagaagatatttttatTAGACTATTATGTCTACAGGTAATGCAGCACAGATGTCCACATCGACTCatttacagtcaaaaaaacaaaacaaaaaaaaatttaaaaaggaaaatgctGTATTAAAGCAGACATTAGGCTATATGTACTATGGTACATTATTTTCTATCACTTACTAGACACTTTCAGAATATACAGAGGTCAAAAACAACCTTCCATAGATTACAGAATCACAGATCAACCTTTGCTTAGAACTATTTTAACATTTCcaaattagatttaaattatgtatatcaAGCAAAGATGTTTTTGGCAAAAATAAGCCAAGgttaaatcaaaactaaataaactacaaatttGAGAAAAGGTCATTTTGTTGAATAGAAAAACTTTTGTTCCTTTTGCCTATTAGCCATGAAATAACATATACTACAACAAGCTTGTGTTGAACTGTTATTTGATGTGGTTTAGCAACACTCGTGTTTATATTCCCAGATGAAGAATCTGGTTTCAGCCTCCTGTAAGTGGAAGGTCATACAGAAATAAAAACCTTATGGAAAAACCAGAGGAATGCACAACAGCATTCATTCATAACTACGTGCATTAAAGTTAGGTTGAGGGGAAAGTTCATGTTTTATAACTATTACCCAATTATGGCAATTACTTCAATAAAAAAGTGCTTCTGATACATGTATATTCATTTGTATAATGGCAAGTAAAATTAGTTATCATATCCAGGTCTATATGTATGCAACTAAAATATTTGTCCAAGGTTGTCCATGAATTACAACCTTGCAAATATGGTAGCGGTCAAATGCTTCAGAGTAAGTTGCGTCAGTGACTTAAGTAGTGATACTGAGCTTTGCATCCAAATGTTCATGTAaactatattcaaaatatatattattcacattTCTCAAACACCTCGACTGATCTGTTGACATGATGGAACAGACCCTTTATCACTTCATTGGTTGAACCACACTGATTCATTTTTCTATGGCCTGTTATATTGCTTTTAATGCAAGCTGACAGGAGAAATCATGAAATATAACAAAGTAAAATCACTGCATTGGTAAATAAAGCATTTCATCCTATACttggttttaaacatttttattaaaacactgtaaaaaattattattattatttgaaaagttAAAATTTCTAATGCTGCCCAGCAGCTGTTGTTTGGTGTCCGACGCTGTGCTCTGATAATCTGTGGGGGAAACCAAGAGAAAGAGTGTTTTAACAAGGTTAACAATACAGAATGACTTCATTTAAAAGACACTTTGGGTTAATTTAAAACATATCTTACCAACTCAAATATTCTGACCATCTGCCAACGTtgataaaatggcaaaataattaaatgttaacatgTTTGTGCAGTTGTCATTTTGGGCTAGGCGTCAGTCTTTAGCTACCCTAGAAGCAAAGACAATAATAATTGAAGAACCAACTTGAAAAaagatacagtattttaaaatataaataaatctaatgaaATGGACTCACCTTCGAGATCACCAGCCATTTGTACTGGCGGTTACTGTCGCAGGTATAAAATCCACCAGTTTATACCCCTAGAAAAAGAATGAATTGACTTAAACCCCAAATaatgagagaaacacaaaagacaTGTAGCCAAGCACAGAAAGTGTCTCATGCACCACTGACACAAAAGACTACGTTTACAACATAAATTTAGAGACCGAACATTACTTAAAACACAGTTGAAAACTTGCTCACTGTGACAGTTCGGCACTCATGTTTTCACCACAACCACGAAAACAACCAAGCAACAAAATCTTTAAACTGTTACCTAATTTTGATGAGCACAAATAATTCACatgaaagaaaactaaaattCTCCTCTTACCTACCAGTCTGGTATGTTAAACACCTTACTTTGGTAGCTGTTTCTCGCTAGTCTTACAAGAGCAATCATCTGTTCTCAATAAGACTGCTGGCGATTCCAATAAGCTAGCCTCTCAGCTGGCTCATCCCAATGGCTAGCCTCTCTTCGATGGACCGCTTCTCAACAGTCTCTTCTCTTTGGCTAGCCTTTAAGCTGGCTCCTCCCGACGGCTAGAATCTTTGCTGGCACTTCATCAGATAGTCTGACCGCTTACGTGCAAGATTGCCTTCAGAGTTGCTAAAAATTCTCTTATGGATTCCATTCCCCAGTGGAACTCCAACAAAGAAACATCACTTGTCCAAAAGATGAACTATGTGCTACCCATATGttgcaaaatacacaaacaccaGGACGAGTGCTAGGCccaattgtaaatataaatgaacaaGCTAATTAAAGTTTTGCTGATGTTAAATTCATAGATCTTGGATTTCTTTTCAGGTATTtcacattaaagttaaaacaaaccaacattACATTAATTATCCAGTAACCATGGCTCATTAAAGGGATAcgccaccccaaaatgaaagttttgtcattaatcacttacccccatgtcgttccaaacccgttaatgcttcgttcgtcttcagaacacaatttaagatattttggatgaaaaccgggaggcctgtgactgtcccatagactgccaagtaaataacagtgtcaaggtccaggaaagtatgaaaagcatcttcagaatagtccatctgccatcagcggttcaattgtaacattatgaagcgacgataatacgcgaataaaacaaaaataacgactttattcaactatttgtctcctctttgtctctccgcatcaccgttgCACCAacagcgccattttggagaatgaGCTGAACGCAGCCAGCTTACGCTCTTCTTACAGCTCattttctccaaaatggcgctacaatgatgtggagagacacagaggagacaaattgttgaataaagtcgttatttttgttttattggcgtattatcgtcgcttcataacgttacggttgaatcactgatggcagatggactattctgacgatgcttttcatacttttctggaccttgacactggtatttacttggcagtcaatgggacagtcacaagcctcccggttttcatccaaaatatattttacgggtttggaacaacatgggggtaaattaaagtgattaatgacaaaattttcattttggggtggagtatccctttaatgctttaACCAAAGGTCAAAGTGAATTAAGGGTAAAGCTTCAAATCTACAGATCTATCAGAACATGCTGTGGGTCTGTCATCAGTCATTCATGCAACTGGTCGAGTACTCACAATTTAATTCaccaaatcaaaacactgacgaatacaattaaataaaaaaactggagCGGTTTATTTAATCTTGATTGGTGActgttcacataaaaaaaaaagaaagaaagaaagaaaaaaaaagacagacaccCTACTGGTTCAAGAGAAAAGCCAACACAACAATTAAACCCTGCATAAAATCTAATTGGAATGCTTTGCACTTCACAGACAAGAAAGGGAAAACTACAAACTAAAATTTTTTgaattttcttcttttctttttttttttaaacaccttaAAACAActcccacccccccacccccattccCACATGATTTTCCTCCCCTATTGAACATGTTCTCTTCGCATGGCAGACGTTAATATCGCCACCACACTGCTTGGCTGGGCAGATCTAGGTGTAAACCTGCTTGCTTCTCTCCTTTCCCTGTCATCTCTCTCTGGCTCTCCTCTAAGTACTGTGGCCTGTTGGACAATACGGAACATAAATTCAGTTACACTTTGCAACCTTGCTTTGTCTTTATCAAGAGCTGAACTGGAGAAGAATGAGAAGTAGTAGCACAGAAGCAAACCTTCAGGTCAGCTAAGACTGCTTGGTTAGGACAATGGGGATGAGTTTGCATGTGCTGCAGCAAGAAGGTTTGGAgagcaactcaaaaaaaaaaaaaaaaatcaacattcgTCTTGTGGATCTTAGCTTTATAAGATTTGAAGGTTTGCTGCTGGATCCCCTGCTCTGAAAACTCAATAGTTTTACTCACTTACCGAATAACTGAAGTTATTACAGTCTAACATTTGCATAGGTTTCTGATCTTATGAGATAAGCTAAAAACAAACTAATGGCTAACTTCAGAGGCCTCTTCCATACGTGGGGCAATTCTTACCCTGGAATCTAAAACCTCCGCCCACCAGAGCCTCCTCCATAACCACCACCAGAGCCTCCTCCATAACCACCTACAAAAGAACCGTGATTGAGATGTGACACAAAAGCTGTGACATCTGCAAAAGTTCATACactaaatatttcagttaaaatagtCCCTGAACTGCCGCATTTCATAGTCAAACTTCAGAACATTTCAATGTCCAAAAGAGGCTTAGTGGAATGGAAATGGTTTGAATTCAAATATAATGATCTAGTACCACATACAACACTGCAATGTTCACTCACCGCCATATGGGCCACCGCCACCACCGCTCCTTCCACCACCTCCGTAGTTTCCTCCCTTCATTGGGCCGTAGTTAGAGGAAGATTGATTGTTGTAGTTGCCAAAGTCGTTGTAGCCTCCGCCACCTCCAAAGTTGCCTGCAGAAAATCAGTGTTATTTGCTACAGAAGCAGCATGGTAGGAGAACTTTACTTGCATATCCCATATCCAGGAGAACAAAAGTAAGAACATGGCAAAACGGTTCACAAGGTAACTGACCTCCTCCAAAGTTGCCTCCACCACCATTGTTGTAGTTATCATAGCCACCGCCGCCACCGCCGTAGCCTCCACCCTGGTTTCCATAGCCACCACCACCTCCGCCGCCGCCTCCATAACCACGGTTGCCTCCATAATTAGGTCCACCTCCACCATAACCACCTGATAAAGAGATGAGAGACAAACATGATCATGGAAACACTGCTGAACAGTCAAATGTAATGTGAATCACATTCTTAAAGTCTTTATCTATACCATTCCCTCCGTAGCCATTATATCCATCACCTCCACCGTAACCACCTCTTCCTCCTCCATATCCACCTACAAAAGGAAAAGCATTACTCATAAGGAACACTGCTGACCAGTAGTTCTCCAAAAGGTGTGTCAGTGTGTTATTGAATTCGTCCTTACAACCTAACTAATCATTTCCAATTATTCCATGAAATATGCACAGTGCAAAGTGAAAAGACGTAGGATTAATCCGACTACTTGGGTATGGATACAACTATTCACATTTGAGGATGTCGGCATTAGTCTGCATAatcttttaattttatgtttagtcAGGTAAGGACTTGGGgacaaaaaagtttgagaatCTCTGCTACAGACATCtacaaactataaaacaaaaatgagaacaTAATATGCTAAATTGTACCTCCATATCCTCCACCTCTGCCAAAGTTTCCACCGCCGCCGCCACCACTaccaccaccacctcctcctcctcctcctcgcccGCCTATATGAAAAGGTTATTTTTACACTTCAGATCTTTTGTACAAAACATTAAAGAGCTATGCAACAAGTCAAGACTCTGATTCTGCGATGATTCTgcgatgcattttattttcaatgaGGTGTACGCTATTGCATTCCTTTTCTAACGTGTGATAATTACCTCGCTGATTAACCGACACCCGGTTCATTTCCTCTCTGGAGAGAGCTTTCCTGACTTCACAGTTGTGTCCATTCACTGTGTGGTATTTCTGTACTGTGGGGTTAAAtgggaaaaatgaaaacaatgttaaaagaaacacacacacactgctataGACAGTAAACACAAATGAGTGGCAGTCACTTACTGACAATCCTGTCAACAGCATCATGGTCATCAAATGTTATGAAGGCGAAGCCCCTCCTCTTATCACTGTTCTTCTCAGTCATGATGTTCACCTCCTCAATTTTACCAAACTGGCTGAAATACTCGCGCAGATGTTCCTCATCCGTGTCTTCTTTGATTCCGCCCACAAACATCTTTTTAACAGTGGAGTGAGCGCCTGGTCTGGACGAGTCCTGAAATCAGCGTATGAGCAATTATTGCGATCTATCAATGATCTATTCACAGATATCACtagataaaaacataataacattttttttagtggCAAATAGCAGAAcgttatttaaattgattttataaaaacagCAACACCTACTTCTCTAGACACCGCCCTCTTGGGCTCAACAGCTCTTCCGTCCACTTTGTGCGGACGAGCATCCATCGCTGCATCCACCTCATTTACCGAACTATAGGTCACAAACCCAAAACCCCTCGACCTCTTTGTGTTGGGGTCCCTCATCACCTGTGAGCAGACAGGGGTAGTTTCAGAGCCCGCTCTCATTCATTAGCATGTGAATGCACGCAGATGTACTCACCACACAGTCTGTAAGAGTTCCCCATTGCTCGAAGTGGGCCCTTAGACTCTCATCTGTTGTCTCGAAACTGAGGCCCCCGATGAAGAGTTTTCGGAGCTGCTCAGGCTCACGTGGGGTCTGTTGCTGTGAGAATCAAAACCGTTCAAATCAATGCCCAAAATGGCAAAGTTGCAAACCGCTCTAAATGCATGATCCTATTCAAACAGATACAGCTCATTTGATTAGCTATAGGCGTTTTCACTGCGTCAGTATGGCATAACACACACGAAAGGAGCACTGAAAAACAAGTTGCTTTAAAGCAAAGGATGCAAACTTAACTAACGTTCCTTAGTTAATTCCTCAAAATCAAAACTGCCAATGCTATCGAGCTCTGCCGATATTGTGTCGATCAAATCGATATGTGATGCAGCAGCGCATCTGCAAGAGTGCGGCCTACAGCGCCTCcacaaataacatgcatttaaaaaaatgggggggaTGGACGGAAAAATACATTTACTCACAGAAAGCACAGATGGACCCCAAATGAAGGGttgaaacaatttaaaacaaaggtATTGCGTTTTAGCTCATGTGTTGATACGAGCCTCTGCTGCGAACAAAGAAAAGAGACGAAGCCGCGACGAAACGGGCGTTTTAACCAACAGCTAATTTCTCTAAATAAATTATCTCACTCTTTTACACTTGGCTTCATAACAATCATAAAATACTTAACAGTTAAAATGCAATCTATATGCTTCAACTATAATATCTTtgggggttttgtttgtttgttttacctctTTGGACATGGCGGTCTCCCGGTGACTGACAGCAGCCCTCGCGCAGAACCTCGCAGCAACTGCGCAGCCGCAAGCAGCTCGACGCtctgctgctgcttcttcttctgTTTGTATGGCGGGTTACAGACCATCGTTCAAGGTGCATACTGACACCTATTGGGTTGGAGTGTGTAAAATGCTTTATTCTTCTCTTCTCCTTATAAGACCAGTTAAATAAGACCAGTTAAAAATGAAGACAGgccagtaaaaaatatatatatatattttttccctgattattttattatatgcttGAAATTCTTCTCTTCCCTAAATTTCTTTCAATTTATTAGTGTATGCtctacattgtgtgtgtgtgtgtgtccactaaTATTgtcacccttggtaaatatgagcaaaggtggctgtgataataaat encodes:
- the LOC109074095 gene encoding heterogeneous nuclear ribonucleoprotein A1-like isoform X2, yielding MSKEQQTPREPEQLRKLFIGGLSFETTDESLRAHFEQWGTLTDCVVMRDPNTKRSRGFGFVTYSSVNEVDAAMDARPHKVDGRAVEPKRAVSREDSSRPGAHSTVKKMFVGGIKEDTDEEHLREYFSQFGKIEEVNIMTEKNSDKRRGFAFITFDDHDAVDRIVIQKYHTVNGHNCEVRKALSREEMNRVSVNQRGGRGGGGGGGGGSGGGGGGNFGRGGGYGGGYGGGRGGYGGGDGYNGYGGNGGYGGGGPNYGGNRGYGGGGGGGGGYGNQGGGYGGGGGGYDNYNNGGGGNFGGGNFGGGGGYNDFGNYNNQSSSNYGPMKGGNYGGGGRSGGGGGPYGGHST
- the LOC109074095 gene encoding heterogeneous nuclear ribonucleoprotein A1-like isoform X1, whose amino-acid sequence is MSKEQQTPREPEQLRKLFIGGLSFETTDESLRAHFEQWGTLTDCVVMRDPNTKRSRGFGFVTYSSVNEVDAAMDARPHKVDGRAVEPKRAVSREDSSRPGAHSTVKKMFVGGIKEDTDEEHLREYFSQFGKIEEVNIMTEKNSDKRRGFAFITFDDHDAVDRIVIQKYHTVNGHNCEVRKALSREEMNRVSVNQRGGRGGGGGGGGGSGGGGGGNFGRGGGYGGGYGGGRGGYGGGDGYNGYGGNGGYGGGGPNYGGNRGYGGGGGGGGGYGNQGGGYGGGGGGYDNYNNGGGGNFGGGNFGGGGGYNDFGNYNNQSSSNYGPMKGGNYGGGGRSGGGGGPYGGGYGGGSGGGYGGGSGGRRF